From Deinococcus misasensis DSM 22328, one genomic window encodes:
- a CDS encoding glycosyl hydrolase, with protein sequence MSKGRSNLLLGLTLLLASCGNFSAPQPAADHGYRQLDLGATPPPGAKGGPTNSAGAVLTPAWTSNAAAKGKPPTNKFWSSIIFKRNNGNAYSENMFAHPLAMKAKSGGLEISYPTTMKIVGAPGLEKYEYPYTPDLTLGVVGLSSPDTKTDDWGDWTTTALWSNGSNSLKATFGHGLPFVYATKTGGDAQITFIATPTVWSDQGNVLGVTVNGKHYGIFAPTGANWSVNGTIATSSLSGKDYYSVAVLPDNTVATLSEYKKYAYNFVTGSTVSWNYNAATATLTTTFNVTTTAKEGTTTGTVQALYRHQWMNSASVNTPYTYVSPRGEMKVVKGSNSFTTTQKFQGVLPYFPDNGTANTLDKTVLAGFINEVNTPATLNPTGDSYWTGKGLGKLAELVPLAEQVGNTTAQSAFLDSIQRVLEDWLDGKGSNFFYYNPTWGTIIGYPQGYGSEEELNDHHFHYGYFIKAAALLATYRPNWVGGTTPGGKTWGESINDLIMDTANWTSNISQFPRIRNFDAYAGHSWASGHSGFAAGNNQESSSEDMNFSTALINWGSVTGNSAIRDLGIFLYTNETAAIEQYWFNQSGQVFPTEFQKPAVGMVWGDGGAYSTWFSPEKEMIHGINFLPITAGSTYLGRNPAYLKTNYDFLGREPNAWKDIFWSVYAMYDAAGAVSKFGAGGYTPEEGDSKARTYQFIHSLNAMGQVDTTVTANVPNYSVFKKGNTRTYAVFNPGSTNLNVSFSDGFTLTVPPRKVVSSKGADPCMTDKVAPSIPGAFITPIEKTGKAVTLSWPVSTDNCSLAKYEVYMDGALKASVNAPTASTTISGLTPSTTYRFKVRAVDASSNPSAFNTEVAVTTNAPSPCDTDTTLPSVPGVLTSPSQGETSINLSWPVSTDNCGMKAYEIYMNGTLKATVAGNVNTASISGLTANTSYTFKVRAVDTSDNRSGFNAEATFKTKEILIPLLPGTVTNSGGAIANGTSKTFPVNVSSAGTYRLSIQSAATLNSRLINVKFNNASYDLAVDAGQTLIVDFPNVTVGLKDIVITARMDGVNIGTLSGQNLSQPVDPCLNDTTAPSVPASLTSPTKSRTSIDLGWTASQDDCGILKYEVYVDGVLKASPTTNSASITGLTDNTLYKLKVRAIDNKNNISAFSPELSVTTGVPNNTGAIPGVISTNVGAIATGSNQTFNLTMGANGNVRFLITSNSTAPSFGFTINFNGVGVPLSIGAGQTIQVDFANVTSGSKTLTLTANTSGVSIGKLEAVTY encoded by the coding sequence ATGTCAAAAGGACGTTCCAACCTGCTTCTCGGCCTCACGCTTTTGCTTGCCAGCTGTGGCAATTTCAGTGCACCCCAGCCTGCTGCAGACCACGGCTACCGCCAACTGGACCTCGGGGCCACCCCACCTCCCGGAGCCAAAGGCGGACCCACCAACAGTGCAGGCGCAGTGCTCACCCCGGCATGGACCAGCAACGCTGCGGCCAAAGGCAAACCCCCGACCAACAAATTCTGGTCTTCGATCATCTTCAAGCGCAACAACGGCAACGCCTACTCGGAAAACATGTTCGCCCACCCTCTGGCCATGAAAGCCAAGAGCGGCGGACTGGAAATCAGCTACCCCACCACCATGAAAATTGTGGGTGCACCCGGCCTTGAGAAGTACGAGTACCCCTACACCCCGGACCTGACCCTCGGGGTGGTGGGCCTGAGTTCTCCAGACACCAAAACCGACGACTGGGGAGACTGGACCACCACAGCGCTCTGGAGCAACGGCAGCAACAGCCTGAAAGCCACCTTCGGTCACGGTTTGCCTTTCGTGTATGCCACCAAAACCGGAGGGGATGCCCAAATCACTTTCATTGCCACCCCCACCGTGTGGTCCGATCAGGGGAACGTCCTCGGGGTCACGGTGAACGGCAAGCACTACGGCATTTTTGCCCCCACTGGAGCCAACTGGTCGGTGAATGGGACCATCGCCACATCCAGCCTCTCTGGCAAAGACTACTACTCGGTGGCCGTGCTTCCAGACAACACCGTCGCCACCCTGAGCGAATACAAAAAATACGCCTACAACTTCGTGACCGGCAGCACCGTGAGCTGGAACTACAACGCAGCCACCGCCACCCTGACCACCACCTTCAATGTGACCACCACCGCCAAGGAAGGCACCACCACCGGAACCGTGCAGGCCCTTTACCGCCACCAGTGGATGAACTCGGCAAGCGTCAACACCCCATACACTTACGTTTCTCCCAGAGGGGAAATGAAAGTGGTCAAAGGCAGCAACAGTTTCACCACCACCCAGAAGTTTCAGGGTGTGTTGCCTTACTTCCCCGACAACGGTACCGCCAACACCCTTGACAAGACGGTGCTCGCTGGCTTCATCAATGAAGTGAACACCCCTGCCACCCTGAACCCCACCGGAGATTCCTACTGGACTGGCAAAGGGCTGGGCAAACTGGCCGAACTGGTCCCTCTGGCCGAGCAGGTGGGCAACACCACCGCCCAGAGTGCCTTTCTGGATTCCATCCAGAGGGTGCTGGAAGACTGGCTGGACGGCAAAGGCAGCAACTTCTTCTATTACAACCCCACCTGGGGAACCATCATCGGGTATCCACAGGGTTACGGCAGCGAAGAGGAACTGAACGACCACCACTTCCACTACGGTTACTTCATCAAAGCCGCTGCACTGCTGGCCACTTACCGCCCCAACTGGGTGGGTGGCACCACCCCCGGAGGCAAAACCTGGGGGGAGAGCATCAACGACCTGATCATGGACACCGCCAACTGGACCAGCAACATTTCCCAGTTCCCACGCATCCGCAACTTTGATGCTTATGCGGGGCACTCGTGGGCTTCAGGGCACTCTGGATTTGCTGCCGGAAACAATCAGGAATCTTCCAGCGAAGACATGAACTTCTCGACGGCCCTGATCAACTGGGGATCGGTGACCGGAAACAGTGCCATTCGGGACCTCGGGATCTTCCTGTACACCAACGAAACCGCAGCCATCGAGCAATACTGGTTCAACCAGAGCGGTCAGGTCTTCCCCACCGAATTCCAGAAACCCGCTGTGGGGATGGTGTGGGGCGATGGTGGAGCCTACTCGACGTGGTTCTCTCCAGAGAAAGAAATGATCCACGGCATCAATTTCCTGCCAATCACCGCAGGCAGCACCTATCTGGGTCGCAACCCCGCCTACCTGAAAACCAACTATGATTTTCTGGGCCGTGAACCCAACGCATGGAAAGACATTTTCTGGTCGGTCTACGCCATGTACGATGCTGCAGGTGCAGTCAGCAAATTCGGCGCAGGTGGCTACACCCCCGAGGAGGGAGACAGCAAAGCCCGCACCTACCAGTTCATCCACAGCCTGAATGCGATGGGTCAGGTGGACACCACCGTCACGGCCAACGTGCCCAACTACAGCGTGTTCAAGAAAGGCAACACCCGCACCTATGCGGTGTTCAACCCCGGCAGCACCAACCTGAACGTGTCTTTCAGCGATGGATTCACCCTGACGGTTCCCCCCAGGAAAGTGGTCTCCAGCAAAGGGGCCGACCCCTGCATGACCGACAAGGTGGCCCCCAGCATTCCCGGAGCCTTCATCACCCCGATTGAGAAAACCGGCAAAGCCGTGACCCTGTCGTGGCCGGTCAGCACCGACAACTGCAGCCTCGCCAAGTACGAGGTGTACATGGATGGTGCCCTGAAAGCCAGCGTGAATGCACCCACCGCCAGCACCACCATCTCTGGACTGACCCCCAGCACCACCTACCGCTTCAAAGTGCGTGCCGTGGATGCCAGCAGCAACCCCTCTGCCTTCAACACCGAAGTGGCCGTGACCACCAACGCCCCGAGCCCCTGCGACACCGACACCACCCTGCCTTCGGTGCCCGGCGTGCTCACCTCTCCCAGTCAGGGTGAAACCAGCATCAACCTTTCATGGCCGGTCAGCACCGACAACTGTGGCATGAAAGCCTACGAAATTTACATGAACGGTACCCTGAAAGCCACAGTGGCAGGCAACGTCAACACCGCCAGCATCTCGGGTTTGACCGCCAACACCAGTTACACCTTCAAAGTGCGTGCTGTGGACACCTCGGACAACCGCTCGGGTTTCAATGCAGAAGCAACCTTCAAGACCAAAGAAATCCTGATTCCTCTGCTGCCCGGCACCGTGACCAACAGCGGTGGAGCCATTGCCAACGGCACCAGCAAAACCTTCCCGGTCAACGTGTCCAGCGCAGGCACCTACCGCCTGAGCATCCAGAGCGCTGCCACCCTGAACAGCCGACTGATCAACGTGAAATTCAACAACGCCAGTTACGATCTGGCTGTGGATGCCGGTCAAACCCTGATCGTGGACTTCCCCAACGTGACAGTCGGACTGAAAGACATCGTGATCACCGCACGGATGGACGGGGTGAACATTGGGACCCTCTCGGGGCAGAACCTGTCCCAGCCTGTGGACCCCTGCCTGAACGACACCACCGCTCCCAGCGTGCCTGCCAGCCTGACTTCACCCACCAAATCCCGCACCAGCATTGACCTGGGCTGGACCGCCAGTCAGGACGATTGCGGCATCCTCAAGTACGAGGTGTACGTGGATGGGGTGCTGAAAGCCAGTCCCACCACCAACAGCGCCAGCATCACCGGACTGACCGACAACACCCTGTACAAACTGAAAGTGCGGGCCATCGACAACAAAAACAACATTTCCGCCTTCAGCCCAGAGCTGTCTGTGACCACCGGCGTACCCAACAACACCGGAGCCATCCCCGGCGTGATCAGCACCAATGTGGGTGCCATCGCCACCGGAAGCAACCAGACCTTCAACCTGACCATGGGCGCCAACGGCAACGTGCGCTTCCTGATCACCTCCAACAGCACCGCGCCCAGCTTTGGATTCACCATCAATTTCAACGGTGTGGGTGTGCCCCTCTCGATTGGCGCAGGTCAAACCATTCAGGTGGACTTTGCCAACGTGACTTCAGGCAGCAAGACCCTCACCCTCACCGCCAACACCAGCGGGGTGTCCATCGGCAAACTGGAAGCCGTGACCTACTGA
- a CDS encoding GNAT family N-acetyltransferase, producing the protein MTPTDLHFETLHTSQLSSDFLLQLRDFLSLVYEEDFADEDWDHALGGVHILVRHENQLVGHAAVVQRQLYISEKAFRVGYLEAMAVHPQFQRQGIGRQMMAQVNHLIQRAYDFGALGASDEGFGLYLQTGWQVWPGELGVLSFQGIERTPEEEGGVMVYPAFPEDPSHMLICDFRSGDVW; encoded by the coding sequence ATGACCCCTACAGATTTGCATTTTGAAACCCTGCACACTTCGCAACTCTCCAGCGATTTTCTTTTGCAGTTGCGTGATTTTCTGTCTCTGGTCTACGAAGAAGACTTCGCAGATGAGGACTGGGACCATGCGTTGGGTGGCGTCCACATTCTGGTGCGCCATGAAAACCAACTGGTCGGGCATGCTGCGGTGGTGCAGCGCCAGCTTTACATCTCAGAAAAAGCTTTCCGGGTCGGGTATCTGGAGGCCATGGCCGTGCATCCACAGTTTCAGCGTCAGGGCATCGGACGACAGATGATGGCACAGGTGAACCACCTCATCCAGAGGGCTTACGATTTTGGCGCTCTGGGGGCCAGCGACGAAGGTTTTGGTTTGTACCTGCAAACCGGGTGGCAGGTCTGGCCCGGAGAGCTGGGGGTGCTGTCTTTTCAGGGAATTGAACGCACCCCCGAAGAAGAAGGCGGGGTGATGGTTTATCCAGCTTTTCCAGAGGACCCATCCCACATGCTGATTTGCGATTTTCGCTCTGGTGACGTGTGGTGA